The Micromonas commoda chromosome 16, complete sequence genome has a window encoding:
- a CDS encoding predicted protein produces the protein MFSVRTFTGVTTADRMRPRPDGCGSRLQALPLYHGRGDGHGMQNPSLIRNARRRLSLRSIIERSTRRRPLVVLTTTRWRSVNASEQYEQVEDDDDYFEFNDQVEPVTAEELEAALAAEKAEASRRLKEARAKAAEVEKEEAKARAEEKHGPVFVAEFEEEEEEDEEEEEDEDEAGRAFPVVAKKEQATDEDADAAETLGDLVENEEEEEEVDAQTALVGAMAEFEEAKAAWLAAAAEAALGDVAAAAEAKEARAKLEEMAEIAGAAIPVLEEKEDAEAEAEAEKEEEEENEEAETEAEAAAAAAADLTPNVEKAVNNVVEKAVSAAANMMGKVATGGGGSGSDDSSSSSSSLPPKPPGDASSSSSPSSAREVAELTSTVRDLKKRMGSLAKLLDEAVTRRDDLERDLESERASAAAKEQKQSEKIKVLKENIEAIMADQSSHKESLAKTKADKDKERAELESRRADIEAELEKVKAAAKKKAEDQSATIGELSAQLSNVREEVAAYKTKLAQSEKETEEARATLETRQRELEEEMAREKAALDEEIAKQQKTLLEVAEELKNVKAEVTSYKSQLDDAKAETAAAVKQLGITAASVEKKVEERLDKGRKKAQAEAALAAKVEVDRMVKEAADALASAKAIEMEARNALDADKKAAAESALVKAEKEIKAAHEARDAAKKLAADAERQLKNQNELLNRVDELIRENGDAKKTVAQRDEAIEALQKETKTLREMADEATKLAVKKQSEAEAAEEKVAEKVTQTLEAAETCVTTAERVRQEVEKSAVSAAELAAEQLAAAKARYRAAEENLKNSNAKLEEMTKIAVLKESVDQDVEELTRETAKMTDTIAVLTEDLRIAKEYSTNWEGKAVTAQTELEKRLRELSEAEESAVSWKVQVTSAVARADHAEGLLRKQTELLDEMAEMAAEKESAEAQCVALSQTADAQAREIERLAAEAKSAREAAVEWEGKALAAAAKVETRASVAEEAARKAEESAREKQRIIEEADLVCAGVADEEAVAAAVDSQLGAIKGDADYKVYEATRNVDALRRALAASAFSAQLWQERAENAGLEIAKLREEMDYAIRGSKGLDVAASDDKKKAKKDSKDSESLELSGANSTVPIGRLTRAAFASGKDLRSFVTLGPRIEPARDPTVTKELDAVGLGAPILGDYTRVDRLKKGFKPPARNNNQNGGGDNRDDTNKKPERRIPVMTWDVEQENRNKQSLSFNPRRLGKVTQGMDKYVKDEESEGIIQA, from the coding sequence ATGTTCTCCGTGCGCACCTTCACCGgcgtcaccaccgcggaCCGCATGCGCCCGCGGCCCGACGGTTGCGGCAGCCGCCTGCAGGCGCTCCCCCTCTACCACGGCAGAGGCGACGGGCACGGCATGCAGAACCCGAGCCTGATCCGcaacgcgcgccgccggctctCCCTGCGCTCCATCATCGAACGCAGCACCCGACGCAGACCCCTCGTGGTCCTCACCaccacgcggtggcggagcgTGAACGCGTCCGAGCAGTACGAGcaggtcgaggacgacgacgactactTTGAGTTTAACGATCAGGTCGAACCGgtgacggcggaggagctggaagccgcgttggcggctgagaaggcggaggccaGCAGGAGGCtgaaggaggcgcgcgccaaAGCGGCCGaggtggagaaggaggaggccaaggcgcgggCCGAGGAGAAGCACGGTCCCGTCTTTGTCGCCGAGtttgaggaggaggaggaggaggacgaggaggaggaggaggacgaggacgaggccggTCGCGccttccccgtcgtcgccaagaaggagcaggcgacggacgaggacgcggatgCTGCGGAGACCCTGGGAGATTTGGTCgagaacgaggaggaggaggaggaggttgacgCGCAAACCGCTCTCGTCGGCGCCATGGCCGAGTTtgaggaggccaaggcggcctggctcgcggccgccgccgaggctgcgctcggcgacgttgccgccgccgcggaggccaaggaggctCGCGCCAAGCTGGAGGAGATGGCCGagatcgccggcgccgctatccccgtcctcgaggagaaggaggatgcggaggcggaggcggaggcggagaaggaggaggaggaggagaacgaGGAAGCCGAGacggaggccgaggccgccgccgccgccgccgccgacctgACCCCTAACGTCGAGAAGGCGGTCAACAACGTGGTCGAGAAGGCGgtatccgcggcggcgaacatgATGGGCAAGGTGGCTacgggtggcggcggctccggatCGGACgattcctcctcctcctcctcctccctcccGCCCAAGCCCCCCGGAGacgcttcctcctcctcctccccctcctccgcACGGGAGGTGGCCGAGCTCACGTCCACCGTTCGCGACCTCAAGAAGCGCATGGGCTCCCTCGccaagctcctcgacgaggcggtcacgcgccgcgacgacctcgagaGGGACCTCGAGTCGGAGagggcatccgccgccgccaaggaacAGAAGCAGTCGGAGAAGATCAAGGTTCTCAAGGAGAACATCGAGGCGATCATGGCGGATCAGAGCTCGCACAAGGAGTCTCTCGCCAAGACCAAGGCTGACAAGGACAAGGAGAGAGCCGAGCTCGAATCGCGAAGGGCGGACATCGAGGCGGAGCTGGAGaaggtcaaggcggcggccaagaagaaggccgAAGACCAGTCCGCGACCATCGGCGAGCTCTCCGCGCAGCTCTCGAACGTGCGCGAAGAGGTGGCCGCCTACAAGACCAAACTCGCGCAGTCCGAGAaagagacggaggaggcgcgcgcgacgctggAGACGAGGCAgagggagctcgaggaggagatggcgAGGGAGAAGGCTGCGTTGGACGAAGAAATCGCCAAGCAGCAAAAGACTTTGCTGGaagtcgccgaggagctcaagaacGTCAAGGCGGAGGTGACGTCGTACAAGTCccagctcgacgacgccaaggccgagactgccgccgcggtcaagcAGCTCggcatcaccgccgcgagcgtcgagaAGAAGGTGGAGGAGAGACTCGACAAGGGGCGCAAGaaggcgcaggcggaggcggcgctcgcggccaaGGTGGAGGTGGACCGCATGGTCaaggaggctgccgacgcgctcgcctccgccaagGCGATCGAGATGGAGGCCAGGaacgcgctggacgccgataagaaggcggccgcggagtcggcgctcgtcaaggctgagaaggagATCAAGGCTGCGCacgaggcgagggacgcggctaAGAAACTCGcagccgacgccgagaggCAGCTCAAGAACCAGAACGAGCTCCTgaaccgcgtcgacgagctgaTCCGCgagaacggcgacgcgaagaagacggtggcgcagcgcgacgaggcgatcgaggcgctccAAAAGGAGACCAAGACCCTGCGAGAGATGGCGGATGAGGCGACCAAGCTGGCCGTCAAGAAGCagtcggaggcggaggcggcggaggagaaggtggCCGAGAAGGTGACCCAGACCCTGGAGGCTGCCGAGACGTGCGTCACCACCGCCGAACGCGTGCGACAGGAGGTTGAGAAGAGCgcggtctccgccgccgagctcgccgccgagcagctcgccgcggcgaaggcgaggtaccgcgccgccgaggagaaccTCAAAAACTCCAacgccaagctcgaggagatgaCCAAGATCGCCGTGCTGAAGGAGAGCGTCGACCAGGACGTCGAAGAGCTCACGAGGGAGACGGCTAAGATGACCGATACCATCGCGGTTTTGACCGAGGACCTTCGAATCGCGAAGGAGTACTCGACCAACTGGGAGGGCAAGGCGGTGACGGCTCAGACGGAGCTGGAGAAGCGCCTTCGCGAGCTgtcggaggcggaggagagcgcCGTGTCGTGGAAGGTGCAGgtgacgtccgcggtggcccGCGCCGATCACGCGGAAGGTCTCCTCAGGAAGCAGacggagctcctcgacgagatggcggagatggcggccGAGAAGgagagcgcggaggcgcagtGCGTCGCGCTGTCCCAAACCGCAGACGCGCAGGCTCGCGAGATTGAgcgactcgccgccgaggccaaatccgcgcgcgaggctgcggtGGAGTGGGAGGGTAAggccctggccgccgccgccaaggtggagacgcgggcgtctgtcgcggaggaggcggccagGAAGGCTGAGGAGTCGGCCAGGGAGAAGCAGCGCatcatcgaggaggcggatcTCGTCTGCGCGGgtgtcgccgacgaggaggctgtcgccgccgccgtggactcccagctcggcgccatcaagggcgacgcggactaCAAGGTGTACGAGGCGACCAGGAACGTGGACGCGCTCCgcagggcgctcgcggcgtccgccttctccgcgcaaCTTTggcaggagcgcgcggagaacGCCGGGCTCGAGATTGCCAAATTGAGGGAGGAGATGGATTACGCCATCCGCGGCTCCAAGGGtctggacgtcgccgcctcggacgataagaagaaggccaagaaggacTCGAAGGACTCCGAGTCCCTGGAGCTGTCCGGCGCCAACTCCACGGTCCCCATAGGCCggctcacccgcgccgcctttgccAGCGGCAAGGACCTTCGATCGTTTGTCACCCTCGGGCCCCGAATCGAGCCCGCGCGAGATCCGACCGTGaccaaggagctcgacgcggtgggcCTCGGGGCGCCGATCCTCGGGGATTACACCCGCGTGGACAGGCTCAAGAAGGGGTTCAAGCCGCCCGCCAGGAACAACAACCAGAACGGCGGGGGTGACAACCGCGACGACACAAACAAAAAGCCCGAGCGAAGGATCCCGGTGATGACCTGGGACGTCGAGCAGGAGAACAGGAACAAGCAGAGCCTGAGTTTCAACCCGCGGCGGTTGGGTAAGGTGACCCAGGGCATGGACAAATACGTCAAGGATGAGGAGTCCGAGGGGATCATCCAGGCGTAA
- a CDS encoding predicted protein: protein MPSEDAILKNKTLQALTRLGDRDTQRVAVKELERLATNAQEPDHVTTIVLCLCEELVAAPKASARREILRLFDRVCALQGENALVHLPRMVSSVCRRFKDPDINVSDACVDTMGSLAEFTCRLPPRIDKTVATGPDSIGANFLRPILDVLHETNSKQAQDTACRSMARVIRRCGPGRGNADAPSGNNWYPDGGVGKLAARLARASELPNFHAKPALLHALTALFAAAGGACGAHLPAVLGVSPSTASTGGADFGGGADFGGPPNLADGGGVLAALRSDEWPTRRAAAEALSALLYALGPLLDNVHVTLTPLGTAIERALEDGRHDKVKPARDAVVKALALSRELRNFREKGPGGDDVSAWRNWCREELGEGIADVGEHVGGGVGARAGLKPGVTSPRRPRGHGAGTARRELSEAFMEAHAPRELTGDGDVVEVAVPKNPPPPHVVRNPGMLAEAAASAECASATSTRGGWEVSDGGAATGPTDDKNGDDDKNGDDDNNGDENVAPRQGTRQGLEGHGSNQGRGANDAGIPPRAPLLPPSKRPPVAARETPRAIEEDDEGDDAWDAPRWMTLAEEIGRGGGGGGVVVRVEGVSRTDASVIVAATNDGDDDASVAAANDSRVSERATDEEVAALRRQMTALAQAQATVLERIGVFVQESSAAIANLTARVEGAERAVVDAVERVELMENQVGAAVSAGATVAASAAALAAAHPDTARLAEERAALEREKVQLRDAAAQLERAASNLERVVPPPRR from the coding sequence ATGCCGAGCGAGGATGCGATCCTCAAGAACAAGACGCTGCAGGCGTTGACGCGGCTCGGGGACAGGGACACCCAGCGCGTGGCCGTGAAGGAGCTCGAACGGCTGGCCACGAACGCGCAGGAGCCCGACCACGTCACCACAATCGTGTTGTGTCTctgcgaggagctcgtcgccgcgcccaaggcGAGCGCTAGGCGCGAGATCCTCCGCCTGTTTGACCGGGTGTGCGCCTTGCAAGGAGAGAACGCGCTCGTGCATCTACCGCGGATGGTATCCTCCGTCTGCCGCAGGTTCAAGGACCCGGACATCAACGTGTCCGACGCGTGTGTGGATACCATGGGCTCACTGGCCGAGTTCACGTGCAGGCTCCCGCCTCGCATCGACAAGACCGTCGCCACAGGGCCGGACTCCATCGGAGCCAACTTCCTGAGGCCCATCCTCGACGTCCTGCACGAGACGAACAGCAAGCAGGCGCAGGACACCGCGTGCAGGTCCATGGCGCGGGTGATCCGCCGCTGCGGACCCGGCCGGGGTAACGCGGACGCCCCATCGGGCAACAACTGGTACCCCGACGGTGGCGTAGGTAAACTCGCGGCGAGACTTGCCAGGGCGTCGGAGCTGCCAAACTTTCACGCCAAACCAGCGCTGCTCCACGCGTTGACAgccctcttcgcggcggcgggcggtgcgTGCGGCGCGCACCTGCCCGCCGTGCTGGGCGTGTCCCCATCGACGGCAAGTACGGGCGGTGCCGACTTTGGtgggggtgccgactttgGGGGTCCACCCAACTTggccgacgggggcggcgtgctcgcggcgctgcggtCGGACGAGTGGCCcactcgccgcgccgccgcggaggccctCTCCGCGCTGCTGTACGCGCTGGGACCGCTGCTCGATAACGTTCACGTGACGCTCACGCCGCTCGGGAccgcgatcgagcgcgcgctggaggacgGGAGGCACGACAAGGTCAagccggcgagggacgccgtgGTTAAGGCGTTGGCGTTGTCGCGGGAGCTCCGGAACTTTCGCGAAAAGGgaccgggcggcgacgacgtgtccGCGTGGAGGAACTGGTGTAgagaggagctcggcgagggcatcGCGGACGTGGGCGAACACGTGGGCGGGGGAGttggggcgcgggcgggtcttAAGCCCGGCGTAacatccccgcggcggccccgcgggcacggcgccggcaccgccAGGAGGGAACTCAGCGAGGCGTTCATggaggcgcacgcgccgagggaACTTACCGGAGATGGGGACGTCGTGGAGGTGGCCGTGCCGaagaacccgccgccgccgcacgtcgTGCGAAACCCCGGgatgctcgcggaggcggcggcgtcggcggagtgcgcgagcgcgacgagcaccCGCGGGGGATGGGAGGTTTCAGACGGAGGAGCCGCGACGGGTCCGACGGATGACAAAAACGGCGATGATGACAAAAACGGGGATGATGACAACAACGGGGATGAAAACGTCGCGCCTCGTCAAGGAACGCGTCAGGGGCTGGAGGGACATGGGTCGAACCAGGGACGAggggcgaacgacgcggggattccaccccgcgcgcccttGCTTCCACCCTCGAAGCGaccccccgtcgcggcgagggagacgccgcgggcgattgaagaagacgacgaaggcgacgacgcttgggacgcgccgaggtggatgacgctcgccgaggagatcggacgcggcggcggcggcggcggcgtcgtcgtccgcgtcgagggagtGTCGcgcacggacgcgagcgtcatcgtcgcggcgacgaacgacggcgacgatgacgcgtcggtggcggcggcgaacgactCCCGGGTCTCGGAACGCGCGACGGATgaggaggtcgccgcgctgaggaGACAGatgacggcgctcgcgcaggcgcaggccaCCGTGCTCGAGCGCATCGGGGTTTTCGTGCAGGAATcgtccgcggccatcgcAAATCTCaccgctcgcgtcgagggcgcggagcgcgcggtggtggacgcggtggagcgggTGGAGTTGATGGAGAACCaggtcggcgcggcggtgagcgcgggagcgacggtggcggcatccgcggctgcgctcgcggcggcgcacccggacacggcgaggctcgccgaggagcgcgccgcgctggagaggGAGAAGGTGCAGTTgagggacgcggccgcgCAGTTGGAACGAGCGGCGTCCAACCTGGAGAGGGTGGTGCCCCCGCCCAGACGCTAA
- a CDS encoding kinase produces MRQVARAARASERALYSTARAYEARAPLVVAEGNAAVAAGSHPAVAARGFGFAAAGAFATAAAFTPTAVALCAEGEEAAPAGAEGSAPSSGSAHPTVVFVLGGPGAGKGTQCSNIVNDFGFVHLSAGDLLRAHMKSGSEDGNMVAEMIKNGQIVPSVVTVRLLLDAMKASGKERFLIDGFPRNKENRDAWEVTAGYDCDFVLFFDCPEDVMERRLLGRGETSGRTDDNIESIKKRFKTFVESSMPVVDYYAGLKKVRSVNSDQSPDEVYAQTKGHFAAFV; encoded by the coding sequence ATGCGCCAGgtggcccgcgccgccaggGCATCCGAGCGTGCTCTCtactccaccgcgcgcgcctacgaggcccgcgcgcccctcgtgGTCGCCGAGGGtaacgcggcggtggctgcgGGATCCCAtccggcggtcgccgcgcggggcttcgggttcgccgcggccggcgcgttcgccaccgccgcggcgttcacccccaccgccgtcgcgttgtgcgccgagggcgaggaggccgcccccgccggcgccgagggctccgcgccctcctccggaTCGGCGCACCCCACGGTCGTGTTCGTCCTGggcggccccggcgcgggcaagGGCACGCAGTGCTCCAACATCGTGAACGACTTCGGCTTCGTCCACCTTTCCGCCGGCGACCTACTCCGCGCGCACATGAAGAGCGGGAGCGAGGACGGCAACATGGTGGCGGAGATGATCAAGAACGGTCAGATCGTCCCGTCCGTGGTCACCGTCCGCCTGCTGCTAGACGCGATGAAGGCATCCGGCAAGGAGAGGTTCCTCATCGACGGTTTCCCGCGGAACAAGGAGAACCGCGACGCGTGGGAGGTCACCGCCGGGTACGACTGCGACTTTGTCCTCTTCTTCGACTGCCCCGAGGACGTGATGGAGCGACGGCTGCTgggacgcggcgagacgaGCGGTCGGACGGACGACAACATCGAGTCGATCAAGAAGAGGTTCAAGACGTTTGTGGAGTCGTCCATGCCAGTCGTCGACTACTACGCAGGCCTGAAGAAGGTGAGGAGCGTGAACAGCGACCAGTCACCCGATGAGGTCTACGCGCAGACCAAGGGAcacttcgccgccttcgtgTGA
- a CDS encoding set domain protein (Predicted histone methyltransferase. ChromDB ID: SDG20120): MADPSEKITVDDCRVGAWVEVSNGGKEPWRGMIAKVDPTSSQPIAVKWVGNATPGLLVKPGVKWPTNTPDGLYTWRGGIHFVELETLLEVNDDLFHVANRKGLQHAELPCKPANVFCYERTCRGRCTGVPSASHPPPPAKQKDTAGAKGKVKPAARPTAKAKLMPPPPPKTKLTAPPPKTHNKPGPKPHSSAAAKKGSNEKVKPAEEKKRKYDDAGLGKYFEWEHNVTGDCKPSDVLVPFTYNPSRIFNLEPGGVNYLVEKRADPNNVRCSCSTSLLPALTDQFGTIEDLHKISKGQCPYRALQCGGILYHMHVYQDPVGKGYGVRTLEPIKKGAMICEYSGEVITTDEATLREQSYVQLGLFYLHDVHGTYSNHGKYSKIKCTIDPTMYGNVARMLNHSCDPNVSTLQVNTVNIMGDKIPKVPRLVLFTKRDIDADEELCIDYSPGRDREDQLQKVMRCFCKTAKCKGWLF; the protein is encoded by the coding sequence ATGGCGGATCCCTCGGAGAAGATCACCGTCGATGACTGCAGGGTCGGCGCGTGGGTCGAGGTGTCCAACGGGGGCAAGGAGCCCTGGCGCGGCATGATCGCCAAGGTGGACCCGACCTCATCTCAGCCGATCGCGGTGAAGTGGGTCGGGAACGCCACGCCCGGGCTATTGGTCAAGCCCGGGGTCAAATGGCCGACAAACACCCCCGACGGCCTGTACACTTGGCGCGGTGGGATCCActtcgtcgagctcgagacgCTCCTCGAGGTGAACGATGACCTGTTCCACGTCGCGAACCGAAAGGGGCTGCAGCACGCGGAACTCCCGTGCAAGCCCGCGAACGTGTTTTGCTACGAGCGGACGTGCCGCGGGCGGTGCACCGGcgtgccgtccgcgtcgcatcccccgccgcccgctaAGCAGAAGGACACGGCCGGTGCGAAGGGGAAGGTCAAACCCGCGGCACGACCCACCGCGAAGGCCAAGCTCATgccccctcccccgcccaAAACCAAGCTCACGGCTCCCCCGCCCAAAACGCACAACAAACCGGGTCCAAAGCCGCACTCGTCAGCCGCGGCCAAGAAGGGTTCAAACGAGAAGGTCAagccggcggaggagaagaagaggaagtacgacgacgccggtctGGGGAAGTACTTCGAGTGGGAGCACAACGTCACCGGGGACTGCAAGCCGAgcgacgtcctcgtgccGTTCACCTACAACCCGAGCAGGATATTCAACCTGGagcccggcggcgtgaaCTACCTGGTTGAGAAGCGGGCGGATCCGAACAACGTGCGGTGCTCGTGCTCCACCTCGCTGCTACCCGCGCTGACGGACCAGTTCGGGACGATCGAGGACCTCCACAAGATTTCGAAAGGGCAGTGTCCGTACCGCGCGCTGCAGTGCGGCGGCATCCTGTACCACATGCACGTGTATCAGGACCCGGTGGGCAAGGGGTACGGCGTGCGCACGCTGGAGCCGATCAAGAAGGGCGCGATGATATGCGAGTACTCCGGCGAGGTCATCACCACCGATGAGGCCACGCTTCGCGAGCAAAGCTACGTGCAGCTGGGTCTGTTCTACCTTCACGACGTGCACGGCACGTACAGCAATCACGGCAAGTACAGCAAGATCAAGTGCACCATCGACCCGACGATGTACGGCAACGTGGCGCGGATGCTGAACCACAGCTGCGATCCCAACGTTTCGACGCTGCAGGTGAACACCGTGAATATCATGGGGGACAAGATCCCGAAGGTTCCCAGGCTGGTGCTCTTCACCAAGcgcgacatcgacgcggaTGAGGAGCTCTGCATCGATTACTCGCCGGGCCGGGACCGGGAGGACCAGCTGCAGAAGGTCATGAGGTGCTTCTGCAAGACGGCCAAGTGCAAGGGGTGGCTGTTCTGA